The DNA sequence TAACTCCAGAATCTATTAAAGCTTCTTTTGCTTTTTTCCATAAGGAATTATCACGCGCGGCATTTACAAACTCCTGCCCATCCCAAGTAAGATTAATTCCATCATATAGGTCTTCTTGCTGGAATTCATGGGTGACATTCTTAACCTCGATAAGCCCACCGTCTAAAAGGAGTCTTAAATGGTGTGTTATTTGTGATTCACTGTATCCTTCAATTGTTGGGGAACTAATACCGAAAGAACCTTCGCATGATTCAATTAACCGAAGAATTGTACGTATCAAATCCATATCTCGTTTCATTTTTTTCTCCTTTTCTATCAATGGATTAAGCCCCCCCCCGGTGAAAGGAGTCTTAATTTTATGGGATACAGGTGAATAGTTTCGCCAGCACATAGACTGCAAATAGTAGTAGCAATCTAATCAGTATCTTTTCAAGAACTTTTAATATTTTCATGGTCTTAGCTTTGTTAAAATTTTTTAGGAAATCATAGTGTATGCTAATGGTAACATCTGCGGCTTGACCGCAGCATGTTTTTGTTGGGTCATTAGATATAGCCTTATAATCTAAGCGTAAAGTTAAGAGGATAAGAGCGTTCCCGCTCTCCGCCTACTCCTGTTAACTTAAAAACATGACCCTGTTCTGTTCCCTCATGTTTTTCTTCTGTTATTTTCATAACAGTGGCTTAACTTTGCGTTCACATTTTTGGGGAAGAATCACCCCAACTTTG is a window from the Pseudomonadota bacterium genome containing:
- a CDS encoding DUF2513 domain-containing protein, translating into MKRDMDLIRTILRLIESCEGSFGISSPTIEGYSESQITHHLRLLLDGGLIEVKNVTHEFQQEDLYDGINLTWDGQEFVNAARDNSLWKKAKEALIDSGVSFTVKSLLAWLKEQALLKAKELL